A region from the Vicia villosa cultivar HV-30 ecotype Madison, WI linkage group LG3, Vvil1.0, whole genome shotgun sequence genome encodes:
- the LOC131658936 gene encoding uncharacterized protein LOC131658936 yields the protein MNKSLLLKWKWRILKEDKEIWSRFLLLRYHKPKLKVLAACKDALNRDDSRWWRDIILNDFKEEDLVDGFIDWVKCDLKKGNNILFWHSRRLGDQTLRVSFPHLFDCTTNNLCAVGDLIIWNNGAFSWNLEAIFGSDILIPSAPNTSTFIFIGMGSVLDEELRDLKMLLEGVEPDISATDEFHWNLTATGAFTVSSVSHLVANAKDLAWPIHTIKLLEVIWKSTISAKIRTFSWRFLTNRLPLKVQLANRGVASFTSIDCPFCSNHPESLDHLFYQCHVSNAVWNRIFIWLGDDVNLSIEEFKSFGSIQEKVKNTKIKVNLNSIWMALIWCTWYMRNTIIFDNAIFSFDEVISNIMFFSWRWVSNRESPSRINFYDWYKVPLSFTNTF from the coding sequence ATGAACAAATCTCTTCTtctaaaatggaagtggagaatcttAAAGGAAGACAAGGAAATATGGAGTAGATTTTTACTTTTGAGATATCATAAACCAAAACTTAAAGTGTTAGCCGCTTGCAAGGACGCTTTAAACCGGGATGATTCTAGATGGTGGAGAGACATTATTCTTAACGATTTCAAAGAGGAGGATTTGGTTGACGGTTTTATTGATTGGGTAAAATGTGATCTCAAGAAAGGTAACAacattcttttttggcatagtcGTAGGTTGGGTGATCAAACTCTCCGCGTTTCTTTTCCGCATTTGTTTGATTGCACAACCAACAATTTATGCGCGGTGGGAGACCTCATTATTTGGAACAACGGTGCCTTCTCTTGGAACTTGGAAGCCATATTTGGAAGTGATATTTTGATTCCCTCGGCTCCTAATACCTCCACCTTCATATTTATCGGTATGGGCTCGGTTCTTGATGAAGAACTAAGGGACTTAAAGATGCTTCTAGAAGGAGTGGAGCCGGACATTTCCGCAACGGATGAATTCCATTGGAACCTAACCGCTACCGGAGCTTTCACGGTGTCTAGCGTTTCGCATTTGGTGGCTAATGCAAAGGATCTAGCTTGGCCTATTCACACCATCAAGTTGTTGGAAGTTATTTGGAAGTCAACCATCTCGGCAAAGATCaggactttttcttggagatttctTACCAATAGGTTACCGCTAAAAGTTCAACTAGCCAATAGAGGTGTGGCTAGTTTCACTTCCATTGATTGCCCTTTTTGCTCTAACCATCCGGAATCTTTGGATCATCTTTTCTATCAATGCCATGTCTCAAACGCGGTATGGAATAGAATCTTTATTTGGTTGGGCGATGATGTTAACCTTTCTATAGAAGAGTTCAAGAGTTTTGGGTCCattcaagaaaaggtgaaaaACACCAAAATTAAAGTTAATCTAAATTCAATTTGGATGGCTTTAATATGGTGCACGTGGTATATGAGAAATACCATAATTTTTGACAACGCCATTTTTAGCTTTGACGAGGTGATATctaatataatgtttttttcgTGGAGATGGGTTAGCAATAGGGAATCTCCGAGTAGgattaatttttatgattggtataaagtACCACTTTCTTTTACCAACACTTTCTAA
- the LOC131658937 gene encoding secreted RxLR effector protein 78-like, giving the protein MDGVLMVNEILDWAKRKKKGCLLLKVDFEKAYDSISWNYLRWILAKMGFGKRWMKWMESCVFSSYMSVLVNGSATKDFKVQRGLRQGDPMSPFLFVLAMEGLTALTKNSVEVGDFKPFKYGENDFVDILQFADDTNILEEPTYDNLWSLKVLLRGFEFVSGLKINFYKSNFFGTHIGEWFFKSATTFIA; this is encoded by the coding sequence ATGGATGGGGTTTTAATGGTTAATGAAATTCTAGATTGGgctaaaaggaagaagaaggggtGCTTATTACtcaaagtggattttgaaaaagcgTATGACTCGATTTCTTGGAATTACCTTAGGTGGATTTTGGCGAAAATGGGATTTGGCAaaagatggatgaaatggatggagtcTTGTGTTTTTTCTAGCTATATGTCCGTGTTGGTTAACGGAAGTGCAACAAAAGACTTCAAGGTTCAAAGAGGATTACGTCAAGGAGACCCCATGTCACCTTTCTTATTCGTTCTAGCCATGGAAGGTTTAACCGCCTTAACTAAGAATTCGGTGGAGGTGGGAGATTTCAAACCGTTCAAGTATGGAGAAAATGATTTTGTGGacatccttcaatttgcggatgataccaaTATTCTAGAAGAACCCACTTATGATAATCTATGGAGCTTGaaagtgttgttgagaggtttTGAATTTGTTTCCGGATTGAAAATCAACTTCTACAAAAGCAACTTCTTTGGAACTCACATAGGAGAGTGGTTTTTCAAGTCGGCCACAACGTTTATAGCTTGA
- the LOC131658938 gene encoding uncharacterized protein LOC131658938 encodes MELVDLPTIGGKFTWIKSNGKTMSRLDRFLLSESFIEEWKVDGQHIGERDVSDHASIWLKDNRKDWGPKPFKFNNMWFKHEDFDLFVEEEWKRINFKGRGDFCLNEKLKTLKNRISWWNKNVYGWIDLKINNDGKELHSLDNMFVHFAGNVPDEVVLKRSKVAEDFWDNINKREGLLRLKSRQLWLSEGDDNTRFFHNSLKDRRRRNSICSIDTTAGRMEGVEEIKEVTFKHFENFFKEDVPFRPEPIGINVKS; translated from the coding sequence ATGGAGTTGGTGGATCTACCTACCATAGGAGGAAAGTTTACTTGGATAAAAAGTAATGGAAAGACTATGAGTAGGTTAGATAGATTTCTCCTATCGGAAAGTTTTATTGAAGAGTGGAAGGTGGATGGTCAACATATTGGAGAGAGGGATGTGTCCGACCATGCTTCAATTTGGTTAAAAGACAATAGAAAGGATTGGGGCCCAAAACCTTTCAAGTTCAATAATATGTGGTTCAAACatgaggattttgatttattTGTGGAGGAGGAGTGGAAAAGGATTAATTTCAAAGGAAGAGGTGACTTTTGCTTGAACGAAAAGTTGAAAACTCTCAAAAACCGGATATCTTGGTGGAACAAAAATGTTTATGGGTGGATAGATCTCAAAATTAACAATGATGGGAAAGAGTTGCACTCTTTAGATAAcatgtttgttcattttgcaggtaacgTTCCGGATGAAGTGGTCTTGAAAAGATCAAAAGTGGCAGAGGATTTTTGGGATAACATAAATAAGAGAGAAGGCCTCCTTAGATTAAAGTCGAGACAACTTTGGCTTTCCGAAGGTGATGACAACACTCGCTTCTTTCACAACTCACTAAAAGATAGAAGAAGGAGAAATTCTATTTGCTCCATTGATACAACGGCGGGTAGAATGGAAGGGgttgaagaaatcaaagaagTCACTTTCAAGCATTTCGAAAACTTCTTTAAAGAAGACGTTCCCTTTAGGCCGGAGCCTATTGGGATCAATGTGAAATCTTGA